In one window of Bos taurus isolate L1 Dominette 01449 registration number 42190680 breed Hereford chromosome 4, ARS-UCD2.0, whole genome shotgun sequence DNA:
- the PRSS58 gene encoding probable inactive serine protease 58 precursor, with translation MNLILLWALLNLPVALTFDPNYKDDITPPYLIYLKSDYLPCVGVLIHPLWVITAANCNLPRLQLILGVTKPSNIDEEKYVQVVGYEKMIHHPQFSITSIEHNLMLIKLQTHIELNNYVKIVSLPKEPAAEDDTCIVSTWAYNLCDHYKDPDSLQNVNISVISKVECLKAYKYMHIRDSMMCVGIVPGRRQPCKEVTAAPAVCNGILQGILTFADGCVLRADVGIYTRIINYIPWIENTIQNN, from the exons ATGAATTTAATCCTTCTGTGGGCTCTCTTGAACCTGCCTG TTGCTTTGACCTTTGATCCAAACTACAAAGACGACATCACTCCCCCCTACCTGATCTACTTGAAGTCTGATTACTTGCCTTGTGTTGGAGTCCTGATCCACCCTCTTTGGGTGATCACAGCTGCAAACTGTAACTTACC GAGGCTTCAGTTAATACTGGGAGTTACAAAACCATCCaatatagatgaagaaaaatatgTACAAGTGGTTGGTTATGAGAAGATGATTCATCACCCACAATTTTCCATCACTTCTATTGAGCACAACCTCATGTTAATCAAGCTGCAAACCCATATTGAACTCAACAACTACGTGAAAATAGTCAGCCTGCCCAAAGAGCCTGCCGCTGAAGATGACACGTGCATCGTCTCCACCTGGGCCTACAACCTGTGTGACCACT acAAGGACCCTGACTCACTGCAGAATGTGAATATATCTGTAATCTCCAAAGTTGAGTGCCTCAAAGCCTATAAATACATGCACATCAGAGACAGTATGATGTGCGTGGGCATTGTGCCAGGACGGAGGCAGCCCTGCAAG GAAGTCACAGCTGCCCCAGCGGTGTGCAATGGCATACTTCAAGGAATCCTGACGTTTGCGGATGGGTGTGTTTTGAGAGCCGATGTGGGCATCTATACCAGGATCATTAACTACATACCCTGGATTGAAAATACCATCCAGAACAACTGA